From a region of the Mercurialis annua linkage group LG1-X, ddMerAnnu1.2, whole genome shotgun sequence genome:
- the LOC130015007 gene encoding uncharacterized protein LOC130015007 has translation MDFPFELTDEEMEIIRFSRSSFILARSGTGKTTVLIMKLFQKEQLHHLASEGFHEVERNSNKETDGYTLRQMFVTVNARLCYSVRQYISQLKRSTCKGTYSGENSNFMEEDFDEMLESSDIPSSFADLSQSSYPLVITFNKFLMMLDGTIGSSFFERFPELRRLRRDKRTACESMVLKTFIRSKEVNYEKFCSSYWPYFSPMNTKKLVPSSVFSEIISHIKGGSRIGINDDRISREDYIIYSERRLSFFSEEERGRIYDIFLEYEKKKKRNGEFDMSDLVADLHKRFRDETFEGEKIDFVYIDEVQDLTMRQISLFKYICRNFKEGFVFSGDTAQTIVRGVDFRFEDIRALFYREFLCERKEKGKIADLFYLSQNFRTHASVLKLANSVLDLLYHFFPSSVDKLKPETSIVHGEQPVWVQTEDGLNGLRASFKSSGSVYKGFGAEQVILVRDEDNKNEVFNLVGKQALVLTVMECKGLEFQDVLLYNLFSSSPLNDEWDIVYGYMKGKGFLEFPHHLKSVPSFDEGKHIAMCSELKQLYVAITRTRRRLWILENGQCPVLRYWEKLQLVHIRGLDGGFLEEIQVASSQEEWKARGFKFFYQKNYDKARFCFERAGESYWEKWAKAACLRHSADLLLHSDPIRAHKHLTQAAKMYQSIGKIESAAQCFFELKEYEKAGKLYLENFGDSKLEEAGECFHLAACYERAADIYAKCNLYSKCLSVCADGKLFHLGYQYIENWKCSSFHLDTEVCQRFFEKGAVYLKKIKDSKSMMKFVKAFESEEVMRTFLMSKECLDELVSLEKEWGNFSEAANVANMKGDVLLEVDLLLMAKLYERACKLILVYVLYNSVWAQQSNGWPLNKFVLKDELLTKAKTFSKKVSNGFYDFVCTEANILSHEVYLFQINKYWDDSWKNGSIRGKMLCVRKFLDTYLSPSMSKQILEDDMIKFTQSKKSWEHTSVANMTFYCDFWLKETDKMLQNVEGDSKEDSRSEFCMNYFGVSKQLRNGCKTVYLLLYPDAAWVHDINPRHIKRNEYSSWIDADQFVSAVKRYWSSKLSTYGIQFLETLEALYKFSVDNALSLYCKTAILIHIFKVSKFLTKSKFVNHREYSDMLQKFLEISIRNFFDHIYLLDLENSITDDMLCFRESDTSRNFQRDVSRMITSRTMTSKETGILITALFSVKFPFSLYKQTLASFKACYTTSWKVFVENFRNIRSEVTGDCNDDTGELALVQKFHKALEDTDFADFSPSCYLFLLDRLLIMVSFLKGYFFTPKFLLVEWLISNGWNVNPNLNFVSGVQQPFLEDIVHFIAGMVKKLLYHEQDTIEWIRKHNLNMDCYPIIVLRLFVILCLLCINFDGFSDFIFNLLEKREITLLLPWKFYESLRRLREHGKTEVKIEVVAEALKNIGNPLVIVNLGIEFSVSDAIFLNLNVEQHRGSIMKALRPGLNRKQSRGRRIFSNINHQGELQTSSFDSVMERNAAETQSEEVSKGQRTNRRFWTMVGSLDYEGIHRNNFQIDVLPLKKIVLEFILLVTNSVIRWCCQCSWQDCEVPYEQFDSLLDELQQLYSTLCLSEFYFEDVKAIQNIVKKLQLRRERIEPFVERWLMCERKLEENTDPESHKNGGAEKCSSEVAVSCTTGQCSSDRSDKEGGDRSADEYSSEL, from the exons ATGGATTTTCCATTTGAATTAACTGATGAAGAAATGGAAATCATACGCTTTAGCAGAAGCTCATTTATACTTGCCAGATCAGGGACCGGGAAAACAACCGTTTTAATTATGAAGTTATTTCAGAAAGAGCAGCTTCATCATTTAGCTTCGGAGGGATTTCATGAAGTTGAACGCAATTCCAACAAAGAGACTGATGGATATACTTTGCGCCAAATGTTTGTTACAGTCAATGCTAGACTTTGTTATTCTGTTAGACAATATATTTCTCAGTTGAAAAG ATCAACCTGTAAAGGGACTTACTCAGGAGAAAATTCTAACTTCATGGAAGAAGATTTTGACGAAATGCTGGAATCTTCAGACATTCCAAGTTCTTTTGCTGATCTTTCACAAAGCTCATATCCTCTTGTCATAACTTTTAACAAATTTCTCATGATGCTGGATGGAACAATTGGTAGTTCATTTTTTGAGAGGTTCCCTGAATTAAGGAGACTTCGCCGGGATAAAAGGACGGCTTGTGAGTCCATGGTCCTAAAAACATTTATCAGATCAAAGGAAGTTAATTACGAAAAGTTTTGCTCATCTTACTGGCCCTATTTTAGTCCAATGAATACCAAGAAACTTGTCCCTTCTTCAGTTTTCTCAGAGATAATTTCTCATATCAAAGGAGGGTCGAGGATTGGGATCAATGATGATAGAATAAGTCGAGAagattatataatatattctgaGCGGAGGTTATCTTTTTTCAGTGAAGAGGAAAGAGGTAGAATATATGATATTTTTCTTGaatatgaaaagaaaaagaaaagaaatggtGAGTTTGACATGTCTGATTTAGTAGCTGACCTTCATAAACGGTTtagagatgaaacatttgaGGGTGAGAAAATTGACTTCGTGTACATAGATGAAGTGCAGGATTTGACAATGAGACAAATCTCTCTGTTCAAATATATATGCAGAAATTTTAAAGAAGGATTTGTTTTTTCAGGTGATACAGCTCAGACAATTGTAAGAGGAGTTGATTTTAGGTTTGAGGATATAAGAGCTCTTTTCTATAGAGAATTTTTGTGTGAGagaaaagagaaaggaaaaattGCTGACCTATTTTATTTAAGCCAGAATTTTCGAACTCATGCCAGTGTCTTGAAGTTGGCTAACAGTGTTCTGGACCTGCTTTACCATTTCTTTCCCTCATCTGTTGATAAATTGAAACCTGAAACAAGTATTGTACATGGAGAACAACCAGTTTGGGTTCAGACAGAAGATGGGTTGAATGGGTTAAGAGCATCATTCAAAAGCAGCGGaagcgtttataaaggtttcggAGCAGAACAGGTTATCTTAGTTAGAGATGaagataataaaaatgaagtttttaaCCTTGTAGGTAAGCAAGCACTTGTGTTGACAGTAATGGAGTGCAAAGGCTTGGAGTTTCAG GATGTTCTGCTATACAACCTTTTCAGTTCATCTCCTTTGAATGACGAGTGGGATATTGTTTATGGATATATGAAAGGCAAAGGTTTTCTCGAATTCCCTCATCATCTGAAATCCGTGCCCAGTTTCGATGAGGGAAAACACATAGCAATGTGTTCAGAATTAAAGCAATTGTATGTGGCCATTACTCGCACAAGGCGAAGGTTGTGGATTTTGGAGAATGGACAATGTCCTGTCCTTCGATATTGGGAGAAACTACAACTTGTCCACATTCGTGGATTGGATGGTGGATTTCTGGAGGAGATACAAGTAGCAAGCAGTCAAGAGGAGTGGAAAGCTCGTGGATTTAAG TTCTTTTATCAGAAGAATTATGATAAGGCAAGATTCTGCTTCGAAAGGGCAGGTGAATCTTACTGGGAGAAATGGGCAAAAGCTGCATGTCTAAGACATAGTGCTGACCTTTTGTTGCATTCGGATCCCATAAGGGCACATAAGCATCTAACGCAGGCAGCTAAGATGTATCAATCCATCGGAAAGATTGAGTCTGCCGCACAATGTTTCTTTGAGTTAAAAGAGTATGAAAAAGCTG GCAAACTTTACTTGGAAAATTTTGGTGACTCTAAGTTGGAAGAGGCTGGTGAGTGTTTTCATCTTGCTGCTTGCTATGAAAGAGCAGCTGATATATATGCTAAATGCAACTTATATTCCAAGTGCTTATCTGTTTGTGCTGATGGGAAATTATTTCATTTGGGGTACCAATATATTGAAAACTGGAAATGCAGTAGTTTTCATCTTGATACCGAAGTTTGTCAGAGATTCTTTGAGAAAGGAgcagtttatttaaaaaagataaaGGATTCTAAATCCATGATGAAATTTGTGAAAGCTTTTGAATCGGAGGAAGTAATGCGTACTTTCTTGATGAGTAAAGAATGCCTTGATGAACTTGTATCGTTGGAGAAAGAATGGGGAAATTTTTCTGAAGCTGCAAATGTAGCAAATATGAAAGGTGATGTTCTGCTGGAAGTTGATCTGCTATTGATGGCAAAACTATATGAAAGGGCATGCAAGCTGATCCTTGTCTATGTGCTTTATAACTCCGTTTGGGCACAACAGAGCAACGGTTGGCCCTTGAACAAGTTCGTGCTAAAGGATGAGCTTTTGACAAAAGCAAAAACATTTTCCAAGAAAGTTTCAAATGGCTTCTATGATTTTGTTTGCACCGAGGCAAACATTTTATCACATGAGGTATATTTGTTTCAGATAAATAAGTATTGGGATGATTCTTGGAAGAATGGAAGCATCAGAGGTAAGATGTTGTGTGTGCGGAAATTTCTTGATACATATTTATCTCCAAGTATGTCAAAGCAAATATTGGAGGATGATATGATAAAATTTACGCAAAGCAAAAAATCCTGGGAACATACTTCTGTTGCAAATATGACTTTTTACTGTGATTTCTGGTTAAAAGAGACAGATAAGATGCTACAGAATGTAGAGGGTGACAGCAAAGAAGATTCTCGCAGTGAATTCTGTATGAACTATTTTGGGGTCAGTAAACAGTTGAGGAATGGATGCAAGACTGTTTACCTTTTGCTATATCCAGATGCAGCATGGGTTCATGACATTAATCCTCGACATATTAAGAGAAATGAATATTCATCATGGATTGATGCTGACCAGTTTGTTAGTGCTGTGAAGCGATACTGGTCTTCGAAATTGTCTACATATGGTATTCAGTTCCTTGAAACGCTTGAAGCCCTTTACAAGTTTTCAGTTGATAATGCTTTGTCATTGTATTGCAAAACCGCAATTCTAATTCATATCTTCAAGGTTTCGAAGTTTCTCACAAAGTCTAAGTTCGTAAACCATAGAGAATACAGCGACATGCTTCAGAAATTCTTAGAAATTTCTATCAGAAACTTCTTTGACCATATTTATCTTCTGGATTTGGAAAACTCGATAACAGATGATATGTTATGCTTTAGAGAATCAGACACTTCAAGGAACTTTCAGAGGGATGTATCTAGAATGATCACTTCCAGGACTATGACCAGTAAAGAAACTGGAATTCTCATAACCGCTCTTTTTTCTGTGAAATTTCCATTTTCTTTGTATAAGCAGACTTTAGCAAGCTTCAAAGCTTGCTATACTACATCATGGAAAGTTTTTGTTGagaattttagaaatataagatCAGAGGTGACTGGTGACTGCAATGACGATACTGGCGAGCTGGCTTTGGTTCAGAAGTTCCACAAGGCTTTAGAAGATACTGATTTTGCTGATTTTTCACCAAGCTGTTACTTGTTTCTACTCGACCGTTTGCTAATTATGGTTTCTTTCTTGAAGGGATATTTCTTCACACCAAAATTTTTATTGGTTGAATGGCTTATCTCGAATGGATGGAATGTCAATCCAAATTTGAACTTTGTGTCTGGTGTGCAGCAGCCATTTCTTGAAGACATTGTTCATTTCATAGCTGGCATGGTTAAAAAGCTCCTTTATCACGAGCAAGACACCATAGAATGGATCAGAAAGCATAATCTCAATATGGACTGTTATCCAATTATTGTTTTGAGATTATTTGTCATACTATGTCTACTGTGCATCAACTTTGATGGTTTTTctgattttatctttaatttgcTGGAGAAACGAGAAATCACCTTGTTATTACCATGGAAGTTTTACGAGTCGCTAAGGAGGTTAAGGGAACATGGAAAAACAGAAGTAAAGATCGAAGTTGTTGCTGAAGCTCTAAAAAACATCGGAAACCCTCTGGTGATTGTGAATCTTGGAATAGAATTCTCAGTTTCTGATGCAATATTTTTGAACTTGAATGTTGAGCAACACAGAGGGAGTATTATGAAAGCCTTGCGGCCTGGATTGAACAGGAAACAGTCACGTGGCAGGCGCATTTTTTCGAATATAAATCACCAAGGGGAGCTGCAAACTTCAAGCTTTGATTCTGTAATGGAGAGGAATGCAGCTGAGACTCAGAGTGAAGAAGTCAGCAAAGGACAGCGGACTAATAGGCGCTTTTGGACAATGGTTGGATCGCTGGATTATGAAGGCATACACAGAAATAACTTTCAGATTGATGTTCTACCGCTCAAG AAAATCGTACTGGAATTTATTCTCTTAGTTACAAATTCTGTAATCCGTTGGTGCTGCCAGTGTTCTTGGCAAGACTGTGAAGTTCCTTATGAGCAGTTCGACAGTCTTCTTGATGAATTACAGCAGCTTTATTCTACACTTTGTTTAAG TGAATTCTATTTTGAAGACGTTAAAGCGATTCAGAACATTGTAAAGAAATTGCAGCTTAGAAGGGAAAGGATCGAGCCTTTCGTGGAACGATGGCTGATGTGTGAAAGAAAATTAGAGGAAAATACAGATCCCGAAAGTCACAAAAATGGTGGTGCTGAAAAATGTAGCAGTGAAGTTGCAGTTTCATGTACTACCGGACAATGCAGCAGTGACAGGAGTGACAAAGAAGGTGGTGACCGTAGTGCTGATGAATATAGCAGTGAGCTTTAG
- the LOC126660014 gene encoding ATP-dependent helicase NAM7-like isoform X1 encodes MGCEWSEPKQEVTMKQSLIDEVFSWSTDNILDEQLFKDQVEKIPENFLEVDGYFRSFVYPLLEETRAQLSSRIDTNIASAPYAQILTTNAQVGTDLYDVKVDYWRNRLGVNGKDPYKTLPGDVFVLTEAKPENLSDLRWLGKGWGAKIEGNSIGYDDEDAVTCLRVEAFKENQVHLLLHKKLFVVFLMNLRTRERIWKSLQMDGNYTLIKQILNPSVQKDRRYSCQRNCSGVEELIRTISSDQLNESQRKVIVDILCKLKCNQSSAVQLIQGLPGTGKTKTLSVLLYILLRMEYRTLICAPADTSIKEVVAHVLKLAKTLSSCSLGSIVYFRDNGVVQIEADTEYKYFNHHVKDLRDCLKTVSLVFCTASTSYMLHSVIEEPLNLLIIDEAAQLKECESFIPLQLPGVKHIVLFGDQGQLTENVTSNVSAKAGIGTSLFERLYLNGCPKHILNMQYRMHPLISSVINSVFYGSQVLDAPNVRTTHYDRHFLPDPMFGPFSFINVSCGNEEMDSLTCSYKNMAEVAIVIKIVQKLFKAWSTSKQKLSVGIVTFYTAQAVAIKEKVGMKYENLEGFSLKVNMVDDLAGSEEDIMILTTVRTNSGGLLGFISNLQRTNVALTRARYSLWIVGKETALSDSNAAWKSVVQEARDRKCFYEAEQDDELSDTVLQIKQELDQFDGVLNGDSLLFKNARWKVFFSENFKKSFEKLKSSEMRKLVLNLLLRLSCGWRPKRRSTKLICDNFSQMLKQFKVKNLYIICSNDVVKDSLYFQVLKVWDILPLEDIPKLITRLDSVFLSYTEAFISRCKTKCMEGDLEVPMSWNTEVTR; translated from the exons ATGGGATGTGAATGGTCAGAACCTAAACAAGAAGTTACAATGAAGCAAAGTTTGATTGATGAAGTTTTTTCTTGGTCTACTGATAACATTCTTGATGAACAACTCTTTAAAGACCAG GTAGAGAAGATTCCTGAAAATTTTCTAGAAGTTGATGGCTATTTTAGGTCATTTGTTTATCCATTACTTGAAGAAACAAGGGCTCAACTTTCTTCAAGAATTGATACCAATATAGCAAGCGCACCTTATGCTCAAATTCTTACTACTAATGCACAAGTTGGGACAGATTTGTATGATGTAAAGGTTGATTATTGGAGAAACAGACTTGGTGTTAATGGAAAAGACCCTTATAAAACACTGCCTGGAGATGTCTTTGTTCTGACAGAGGCTAAGCCTGAAAATCTTTCTGATTTGAGATGGCTTGGAAAAGGATGGGGGGCTAAAATTGAAGGAAACAGTATTGGGTATGATGATGAAGATGCTGTAACTTGTCTTAGAGTCGAGGCTTTCAAAGAAAATCAAGTTCATCTTTTGTTGCACAAGAaattatttgttgttttcttgatGAATCTAAGGACACGTGAAAGAATTTGGAAATCACTGCAAATGGATGGGAATTATACTCTTATAAAGCAAATCTTGAACCCTTCTGTACAG AAGGATAGGCGCTATTCCTGTCAAAGAAATTGCAGTGGAGTTGAAGAGTTAATTAGGACTATATCATCTGATCAGCTGAATGAATCACAGAGAAAAGTGATTGTTGACATTCTTTGCAAACTGAAATGCAACCAGAGTTCAGCTGTACAACTTATACAAGGTCTACCAGGGACCGGGAAAACAAAAACTTTAAGTGTTTTGCTTTATATTCTCTTGAGAATGGAGTATAGGACTCTTATCTGTGCACCCGCAGATACTTCTATTAAAGAAGTGGTAGCTCATGTTTTAAAACTGGCAAAGACGTTATCATCATGTTCATTGGGTAGTATCGTTTATTTCCGGGATAATGGCGTGGTGCAAATTGAAGCGGATAcagaatataaatattttaatcaccATGTCAAAGATCTGCGTGATTGTTTAAAAACAGTTTCCTTAGTATTTTGCACTGCCTCCACTTCATACATGCTGCATTCAGTGATAGAAGAGCCACTGAACTTGTTAATAATTGACGAAGCAGCACAACTCAAAGAATGCGAATCATTTATACCATTGCAATTGCCAGGAGTTAAGCATATAGTACTCTTTGGCGACCAGGGGCAACTGACAGAAAATGTTACTAGCAAC GTATCTGCTAAAGCTGGCATTGGAACAAGTTTATTTGAAAGGTTGTATTTGAATGGTTGTCCGAAGCATATCCTGAATATGCAGTATAGAATGCATCCACTCATTAGTTCTGTTATTAATTCAGTATTCTATGGTAGTCAAGTTCTGGATGCTCCAAATGTCAGAACGACACATTATGACAGACATTTCCTTCCGGACCCAATGTTTGGACCGTTTTCTTTTATCAATGTTTCTTGTGGAAATGAGGAGATGGATAGCTTGACATGTAGCTATAAAAACATGGCTGAAGTTGCTATTGTGATTAAAATTGTGCAAAAGTTGTTTAAAGCATGGAGCACATCAAAACAGAAACTCAGTGTTGGAATTGTTACTTTCTACACTGCACAAGCTGTTGCAATTAAGGAGAAAGTTGGAATGAAATACGAGAACCTTGAAGGATTTTCGCTGAAAGTGAATATGGTTGACGATTTAGCAGGTTCTGAGGAAGACATAATGATATTGACTACTGTAAGAACCAATTCTGGGGGATTACTTGGGTTTATTTCAAATCTTCAGAGAACCAATGTAGCTTTGACAAGAGCAAG ATACAGCCTCTGGATTGTGGGAAAGGAAACTGCTCTTTCTGATAGCAACGCTGCTTGGAAATCTGTTGTCCAAGAAGCTAGGGATCGTAAATGTTTCTATGAGGCTGAACAAGATGATGAACTATCTGATACCGTGTTACAGATCAAGCAAGAGCTGGATCAGTTTGATGGTGTCCTAAATGGAGATAGTCTACTCTTCAAAAATGCCAGATGGAAG GTTTTTTTCAGTGAAAACTTcaaaaaatcatttgaaaagcTGAAGTCTTCTGAAATGCGGAagttggttttgaatttattgcTGAGGCTTTCTTGTGGCTGGAGGCCGAAGAGGAGaagtacaaaattaatttgtgaCAACTTCTCACAGATGTTGAAGCAATTCAAGGTGAAGAATTTGTACATTATTTGCTCAAATGACGTTGTGAAAGACTCATTGTACTTCCAAGTGTTGAAAGTGTGGGACATACTGCCTCTAGAGGACATTCCTAAGCTGATTACACGTCTTGATTCTGTATTCCTATCATATACTGAGGCGTTCATTAGTCGTTGCAAGACAAAGTGTATGGAAGG GGATTTGGAAGTTCCAATGAGTTGGAACACTGAAGTCACTCGTTAA
- the LOC126660014 gene encoding uncharacterized protein LOC126660014 isoform X2, protein MGCEWSEPKQEVTMKQSLIDEVFSWSTDNILDEQLFKDQVEKIPENFLEVDGYFRSFVYPLLEETRAQLSSRIDTNIASAPYAQILTTNAQVGTDLYDVKVDYWRNRLGVNGKDPYKTLPGDVFVLTEAKPENLSDLRWLGKGWGAKIEGNSIGYDDEDAVTCLRVEAFKENQVHLLLHKKLFVVFLMNLRTRERIWKSLQMDGNYTLIKQILNPSVQDRRYSCQRNCSGVEELIRTISSDQLNESQRKVIVDILCKLKCNQSSAVQLIQGLPGTGKTKTLSVLLYILLRMEYRTLICAPADTSIKEVVAHVLKLAKTLSSCSLGSIVYFRDNGVVQIEADTEYKYFNHHVKDLRDCLKTVSLVFCTASTSYMLHSVIEEPLNLLIIDEAAQLKECESFIPLQLPGVKHIVLFGDQGQLTENVTSNVSAKAGIGTSLFERLYLNGCPKHILNMQYRMHPLISSVINSVFYGSQVLDAPNVRTTHYDRHFLPDPMFGPFSFINVSCGNEEMDSLTCSYKNMAEVAIVIKIVQKLFKAWSTSKQKLSVGIVTFYTAQAVAIKEKVGMKYENLEGFSLKVNMVDDLAGSEEDIMILTTVRTNSGGLLGFISNLQRTNVALTRARYSLWIVGKETALSDSNAAWKSVVQEARDRKCFYEAEQDDELSDTVLQIKQELDQFDGVLNGDSLLFKNARWKVFFSENFKKSFEKLKSSEMRKLVLNLLLRLSCGWRPKRRSTKLICDNFSQMLKQFKVKNLYIICSNDVVKDSLYFQVLKVWDILPLEDIPKLITRLDSVFLSYTEAFISRCKTKCMEGDLEVPMSWNTEVTR, encoded by the exons ATGGGATGTGAATGGTCAGAACCTAAACAAGAAGTTACAATGAAGCAAAGTTTGATTGATGAAGTTTTTTCTTGGTCTACTGATAACATTCTTGATGAACAACTCTTTAAAGACCAG GTAGAGAAGATTCCTGAAAATTTTCTAGAAGTTGATGGCTATTTTAGGTCATTTGTTTATCCATTACTTGAAGAAACAAGGGCTCAACTTTCTTCAAGAATTGATACCAATATAGCAAGCGCACCTTATGCTCAAATTCTTACTACTAATGCACAAGTTGGGACAGATTTGTATGATGTAAAGGTTGATTATTGGAGAAACAGACTTGGTGTTAATGGAAAAGACCCTTATAAAACACTGCCTGGAGATGTCTTTGTTCTGACAGAGGCTAAGCCTGAAAATCTTTCTGATTTGAGATGGCTTGGAAAAGGATGGGGGGCTAAAATTGAAGGAAACAGTATTGGGTATGATGATGAAGATGCTGTAACTTGTCTTAGAGTCGAGGCTTTCAAAGAAAATCAAGTTCATCTTTTGTTGCACAAGAaattatttgttgttttcttgatGAATCTAAGGACACGTGAAAGAATTTGGAAATCACTGCAAATGGATGGGAATTATACTCTTATAAAGCAAATCTTGAACCCTTCTGTACAG GATAGGCGCTATTCCTGTCAAAGAAATTGCAGTGGAGTTGAAGAGTTAATTAGGACTATATCATCTGATCAGCTGAATGAATCACAGAGAAAAGTGATTGTTGACATTCTTTGCAAACTGAAATGCAACCAGAGTTCAGCTGTACAACTTATACAAGGTCTACCAGGGACCGGGAAAACAAAAACTTTAAGTGTTTTGCTTTATATTCTCTTGAGAATGGAGTATAGGACTCTTATCTGTGCACCCGCAGATACTTCTATTAAAGAAGTGGTAGCTCATGTTTTAAAACTGGCAAAGACGTTATCATCATGTTCATTGGGTAGTATCGTTTATTTCCGGGATAATGGCGTGGTGCAAATTGAAGCGGATAcagaatataaatattttaatcaccATGTCAAAGATCTGCGTGATTGTTTAAAAACAGTTTCCTTAGTATTTTGCACTGCCTCCACTTCATACATGCTGCATTCAGTGATAGAAGAGCCACTGAACTTGTTAATAATTGACGAAGCAGCACAACTCAAAGAATGCGAATCATTTATACCATTGCAATTGCCAGGAGTTAAGCATATAGTACTCTTTGGCGACCAGGGGCAACTGACAGAAAATGTTACTAGCAAC GTATCTGCTAAAGCTGGCATTGGAACAAGTTTATTTGAAAGGTTGTATTTGAATGGTTGTCCGAAGCATATCCTGAATATGCAGTATAGAATGCATCCACTCATTAGTTCTGTTATTAATTCAGTATTCTATGGTAGTCAAGTTCTGGATGCTCCAAATGTCAGAACGACACATTATGACAGACATTTCCTTCCGGACCCAATGTTTGGACCGTTTTCTTTTATCAATGTTTCTTGTGGAAATGAGGAGATGGATAGCTTGACATGTAGCTATAAAAACATGGCTGAAGTTGCTATTGTGATTAAAATTGTGCAAAAGTTGTTTAAAGCATGGAGCACATCAAAACAGAAACTCAGTGTTGGAATTGTTACTTTCTACACTGCACAAGCTGTTGCAATTAAGGAGAAAGTTGGAATGAAATACGAGAACCTTGAAGGATTTTCGCTGAAAGTGAATATGGTTGACGATTTAGCAGGTTCTGAGGAAGACATAATGATATTGACTACTGTAAGAACCAATTCTGGGGGATTACTTGGGTTTATTTCAAATCTTCAGAGAACCAATGTAGCTTTGACAAGAGCAAG ATACAGCCTCTGGATTGTGGGAAAGGAAACTGCTCTTTCTGATAGCAACGCTGCTTGGAAATCTGTTGTCCAAGAAGCTAGGGATCGTAAATGTTTCTATGAGGCTGAACAAGATGATGAACTATCTGATACCGTGTTACAGATCAAGCAAGAGCTGGATCAGTTTGATGGTGTCCTAAATGGAGATAGTCTACTCTTCAAAAATGCCAGATGGAAG GTTTTTTTCAGTGAAAACTTcaaaaaatcatttgaaaagcTGAAGTCTTCTGAAATGCGGAagttggttttgaatttattgcTGAGGCTTTCTTGTGGCTGGAGGCCGAAGAGGAGaagtacaaaattaatttgtgaCAACTTCTCACAGATGTTGAAGCAATTCAAGGTGAAGAATTTGTACATTATTTGCTCAAATGACGTTGTGAAAGACTCATTGTACTTCCAAGTGTTGAAAGTGTGGGACATACTGCCTCTAGAGGACATTCCTAAGCTGATTACACGTCTTGATTCTGTATTCCTATCATATACTGAGGCGTTCATTAGTCGTTGCAAGACAAAGTGTATGGAAGG GGATTTGGAAGTTCCAATGAGTTGGAACACTGAAGTCACTCGTTAA